Proteins co-encoded in one Cyprinus carpio isolate SPL01 chromosome B5, ASM1834038v1, whole genome shotgun sequence genomic window:
- the taf1 gene encoding transcription initiation factor TFIID subunit 1 isoform X3, whose product MSDSDSDEDQDRPFHLTGFLFGNINENGQLEDDSVLDVESKKHLAGLGTLGLGSLITEITASEEDTAEQEQDQSNTDAEGWVRSTEDAVDYSDISEVAEDETRKYRQAMGNLQPSRRTDEEEDYDADCEDVDAKLMPPPPPPSQPTPAKKEDMATQNSSVTDEGDGIILPSIIAPSSLGDKVDFSSSSDSESESDRPSQGSGSGGQAGCLTLPLAGIMQKDAAKALPGVTELFPEFRPGRVLRFLRLFGPGKNMPSVWRSARRKRKRKQREPQSDMATGDNEAQPPEPGAKKKSGWDYEYAPPPPPEQCLSDDEITMMAPVESKFLQVSGEGDKVSEVRPKVAEWRYGPAQLWYDMLGIPEDGSGFHYGFKLRDDQKEDTTDTAAKTANPPAAEPVSEQEPPQEAHAEQEDEASPMQDELFLMVTQLQWEEDIIWNGEDVKHKGTKTQRASLAGWLPTSMTRNANAYNAQQGLSRSNSLLVPPTPPPLAKTPSISGSKRDKHNHDHQAAHEDDSPWFSIFPIDNEELVYGSWEDNIIWDDQCMDRLPSPPILTLDPNDENIILEIPDEKEERASHSPSKENKKETALKKSRILLGKTGVIKDEPQQNMSQPEIKDPWNLSNDEFYYPKQQGLRGSFGGNIIQHSIPAVELRQPFFPTHMGPMKLRQFHRPNLKKYSFGALSQPGPHPAQPLLKHIKKKAKMREQERQASGGGDMFFMRTAQDLTGKDGDLILAEYSEEYPPLLMQVGMATKIKNYYKRKPGKDPGAPDCKYGETVYCHTSPFLGSLHPGQLLQAFENNLFRAPIYLHKMPETDFLIIRTRQGYFIRELVDIIVVGQECPLYEVPGPNSKRANTHIRDFLQVFIYRLFWKSKDRPRRIRMEDIKKAFPSHSESSIRKRLKLCADFKRTGMDSNWWVLKPDFRLPTEEEIRAMVSPEQCCAYYSMLVAEQRLKDAGYGEKSFFAPEEENEEEFQMKIDDEVRTAPWNTTRAFIAAMKGKCLLEVTGVADPTGCGEGFSYVKVPNKPTQQKDDREPQPVKKTVTGTDADLRRLSLKNAKQLLRKFGVPEEEIKKLSRWEVIDVVRTMSTEQARSGEGPMSKFARGSRFSVAEHQERYKEECQRIFDLQNKVLESTEVLSTDTDSSSAEDSDFEEMGKNIENMLQNKKTSSQLSREREEQERKELQRMLMGEDNERERGRKERRKGSSALSTSSHKDDDASSVTSLNSSATGRRLKIYRTFCDEDGKEYVRCETVRKPAVIDAYLRIRTTKDDEFIRKFALFDEQHREEMRKERRRIQEQLRRLKRNQEKDRFKGPPEKKSKKAKERPDLKLKCGACGAIGHMRTNKFCPLYYQTNAPPSNPVAMTEEQEEELEKTVIHNDNEELIKVEGTKIVLGKQLIESADEVRRKSLVLKFPKQQLPPKKKRRVGTTVHCDYLNVRRPHKSIHRRRTDPMVTLSSVLESIINDMRDLPNTYPFHTPVNGKVVKDYYKIIVRPMDLQTLRENVRKRMYPSREEFRESVELIYKNSATYNGAKHPLTLVSQAMLNLCDEKLKEKEERLVRLEKAINPLLDDDDQVAFSFILDNIVTQKMMAVPDSWPFHHPVNKKFVPDYYKVIINPMDLDTLRKNISKHKYQNREVFISDVALIHTNSVKYNGPDSPYTKTALEIVNVCKQTLAEYDEHLTQLEKDISTAKEAALDAADFESLDPFTPGPYTPQGDSSLLAEATLIPPTPEKRGGQGRHGRGRMGEEESDVDIEGFEEDYDGKPKTPAPAEEGDLDDEDEEDDEDDLLMRPHRRMHRDDEDEEDDESSSRPAQASVLYQDLLMSDAEDDASEEEGDNPFSSIQLSESGSDSDAELGHQESTRIGLEQEESMMSYEGEGPDGVTHMEDSNVSYGSYDDGDSQTHRIVSSPRTGERDGEEVYGISEEEEEEEEDEQRRGPSVLTQAQLSDDEEDSEEFRSVGGDSDMDSDN is encoded by the exons atgTCAGACTCGGACAGTGATGAGGACCAGGACCGGCCTTTCCACCTAACCGGGTTTCTCTTTGGAAACATAAATGAGAATGGACAGCTGGAAGATGACAGTGTGCTGGATGTG GAGTCAAAGAAGCACCTAGCTGGTCTGGGCACACTGGGTTTGGGTTCACTTATTACAGAGATCACAGCCAGTGAGGAGGACACGGCTGAGCAAGAGCAAGACCAGAGCAACACTGATGCAGAGg GATGGGTAAGAAGCACAGAAGATGCAGTTGATTACTCTGATATCAGTGAAGTTGCTGAAGATGAAACCCGCAAGTACAGACAGGCCATGGGCAACCTGCAGCCATCACGGAGAACAG ATGAAGAGGAAGATTACGATGCTGATTGTGAAGATGTTGATGCCAAACTCATGCCGCCTCCCCCTCCCCCTAGTCAGCCAACCCCTGCCAAGAAAGAAGACATGGCCACTCAGAACAGCAGTG tgACAGATGAAGGTGATGGCATTATCCTGCCTTCCATCATCGCTCCATCGTCGCTGGGTGATAAGGTTGATTTCAGCAGTTCATCAGACAGCGAGAGTGAGAGCGATCGACCATCTCAGGGTTCAGGGTCAGGAGGACAGGCAGGGTGTCTTACCCTCCCTCTTGCAGGCATTATGCAGAAAGATGCTGCTAAAGCCCTGCCTGGAGTCACAGAGCTATTCCCTGAGTTTAGACCTGGAAGG GTGTTGCGGTTCTTGCGGTTGTTTGGTCCTGGTAAGAACATGCCATCAGTATGGAGAAGTGCTCGCAGGAAACGGAAACGGAAGCAGAGAGAGCCACAGTCAGACATGGCTACAGGTGACAACGAAGCACAGCCACCTGAACCAGGGGCTAAGAAAAAGTCAGGATGGGACTATGAGTATGCACCACCTCCTCCACCGGAGCAGTGTTTGTCTGATGATGAG ATCACCATGATGGCTCCGGTGGAGTCTAAGTTCCTGCAAGTGTCTGGTGAAGGTGATAAGGTGTCTGAGGTAAGGCCAAAGGTGGCTGAGTGGCGTTATGGTCCAGCACAGCTTTGGTACGACATGCTTGGCATCCCAGAGGATGGCAGTGGCTTCCATTATGGGTTTAAACTCAGAGATGACCAAAAGGAAGACACTACAGATACAGCAGCTAAAACTGCAAACCCTCCAGCTGCTGAACCAGTCAGTGAGCAGGAACCACCCCAAGAAGCACATGCTGAG caAGAGGATGAGGCATCTCCGATGCAGGATGAGCTGTTTTTAATGGTGACCCAGTTGCAGTGGGAGGAAGATATCATTTGGAATGGAGAGGATGTGAAACACAAGGGGACTAAAACTCAGCGTGCCAGTCTGGCTGGGTGGCTGCCTACTAGCATGACCCGTAATGCCAATGCTTACAATGCTCAGCAGG GTCTAAGTCGCAGTAATTCTCTGTTGGTTCCCCCAACCCCACCACCTTTGGCCAAAACTCCATCAATATCAGGCTCTAAGAGGGACAAACATAATCATGATCATCAAG CCGCTCATGAGGATGACAGCCCATGGTTCTCCATATTCCCGATTGATAACGAGGAGCTTGTTTATGGCAGTTGGGAAGACAACATAATCTGGGATGACCAGTGCATGGACCGCCTCCCTTCTCCTCCCATTCTCACTCTTGACCCCAATGATGAAAACATCATACTTg AGATTCCAGATGAAAAAGAAGAGAGAGCCTCTCATTCACCCtccaaagaaaacaagaaagagacAGCACTGAAAAAAAGTCGCATTCTGTTGGGAAAGACTGGTGTCATCAAAGATGAACCTCAACAG AATATGTCCCAACCAGAGATTAAAGATCCTTGGAATCTGTCCAACGATGAGTTCTACTACCCAAAACAGCAGGGACTAAGGGGCTCCTTTGGAGGAAACATCATCCAG CACTCCATTCCTGCTGTTGAGTTGAGGCAGCCTTTCTTCCCCACTCATATGGGACCTATGAAACTACGGCAGTTCCATCGCCCCAACCTTAAAAAGTACTCATTTGGAGCACTGTCCCAGCCTGGCCCACATCCAGCCCAGCCTCTCctcaaacacatcaaaaaaaaggCTAAG ATGCGAGAGCAGGAACGTCAGGCATCAGGTGGAGGGGACATGTTTTTTATGCGCACTGCTCAGGATCTGACGGGAAAAGACGGAGACCTGATTTTGGCAGAATATAGCGAGGAGTATCCTCCCCTTCTCATGCAAGTTGGCATGGCAACCAAAATCAAGAACTACTACAAAAGA AAACCAGGTAAAGATCCAGGAGCACCAGACTGTAAGTACGGAGAGACCGTTTACTGTCACACTTCACCATTCCTGGGATCATTGCACCCCGGACAACTACTGCAG GCCTTTGAAAATAACTTGTTCAGAGCTCCCATCTACTTACATAAGATGCCTGAGACTGATTTCCTGATTATCCGGACAAGGCAAGGCTACTTCATCCGAGAGCTTGTGGACATAATTGTTGTGGGTCAGGAGTGCCCTCTCTATGAAGTGCCAGGACCCAACTCTAAACGAGCCAACACACACATTAGAGATTTCCTACAG gtGTTCATCTATCGACTCTTTTGGAAGAGTAAAGATCGCCCTCGCCGTATTCGTATGGAGGACATAAAGAAAGCTTTTCCTTCTCACTCCGAGAGCAGCATCCGCAAACGCCTCAAACTCTGTGCTGATTTTAAACGCACAG GCATGGATTCTAACTGGTGGGTGCTAAAACCTGATTTTCGGCTTCCTACCGAAGAGGAGATCAGAGCAATGGTCTCTCCAGAGCAGTGCTGTGCATACTACAGTATGCTGGTGGCAGAGCAGAGACTAAAG GATGCTGGTTATGGTGAGAAGTCTTTTTTTGCACCTGAGGAAGAAAATGAGGAGGAATTCCAGATGAAGATCGATGATGAG GTACGCACTGCCCCATGGAACACAACTCGGGCGTTCATTGCAGCCATGAAGGGGAAATGTCTCCTGGAGGTCACAGGGGTGGCTGACCCCACTGGCTGTGGAGAAGGATTCTCATACGTTAAAGTCCCTAACAAACCCACACAGCAGAAG GATGATCGAGAGCCTCAGCCAGTGAAAAAGACAGTGACAGGGACTGATGCGGATCTGAGACGTTTGTCACTCAAAAATGCCAAACAGTTGCTCCGCAAGTTTGGAGTTCCTGAGGAAGAG ATAAAAAAACTTTCTCGTTGGGAGGTGATCGACGTCGTGAGGACCATGTCTACTGAACAGGCTCGCTCAGGGGAGGGACCTATGAGTAAATTTGCTCGTGGGTCTCGATTTTCTGTAGCAGAACATCAGGAACGTTACAAAGAGGAGTGCCAGAGAATTTTTGACCTGCAGAACAA AGTATTGGAGTCCACGGAGGTGTTATCGACTGACACAGACAGCAGCTCAGCAGAGGACAGTGATTTTGAGGAGATGGGCAAGAACATTGAGAACATGCTGCAGAATAAGAAGACCAGCTCTCAactgagcagagagagagaagagcaggaaAGAAAAGAACTGCAGCGGATGCTGATGGGAGAggacaatgagagagagagaggccgcAAAGAAAGACGCAAAggct CAAGTGCCCTTTCCACCAGCTCACACAAAGATGATGACGCTTCCTCCGTCACTAGCCTGAACTCTTCTGCAACAGGGCGAAGGCTTAAAATTTATCGCACCTTCTGTGATGAGGACGGCAAAGAGTATGTGCGCTGTGAGACTGTACGCAAACCAGCTGTTATTGACGCTTACTTGCGTATACGCACGACTAAGGATGATGAGTTCAT TCGCAAGTTTGCACTATTCGATGAGCAGCACAGGGAGGAGATGAGAAAGGAACGGCGTAGAATTCAGGAGCAGCTGCGGCGCCTCAAACGAAACCAGGAGAAAGACCGATTTAAAGGTCCGCCTGAGAAAAAGTCAAAGAAGGCCAAAGAACGACCAGACCTGAAG CTGAAATGTGGAGCTTGTGGTGCTATTGGCCACATGAGGACCAATAAGTTTTGCCCATTGTACTACCAAACCAATGCCCCGCCCTCTAATCCGGTGGCAATGACAGAAGAGCAGGAAGAGGAGCTCGAGAAGACTGTGATCCACAATGACAATGAAGAACTTATTAAAGTGGAAGGAACCAAGATTGTGCTTGGAAAGCAGCTCATTGAGAG TGCTGATGAAGTGCGGAGGAAATCTCTGGTTCTGAAGTTCCCCAAGCAGCAGCTTCCTCCTAAAAAGAAGAGACGTGTGGGGACAACGGTGCATTGTGACTACCTCAATGTAAGA CGTCCTCATAAGTCCATCCATCGTAGAAGGACAGACCCCATGGTCACACTCTCTTCAGTGCTGGAGAGCATCATTAATGACATGAGGGACCTTCCTAAT ACATACCCGTTTCACACTCCTGTGAATGGCAAAGTAGTTAAGGATTATTACAAGATCATCGTACGGCCGATGGACCTGCAGACATTGCGTGAAAATGTTCGCAAGCGCATGTACCCTTCACGAGAAGAGTTCAGAGAGAGTGTTGAACTCATCTACAAAAACAGTGCTACGTACAATG gtgcAAAGCATCCTTTAACCCTCGTCAGTCAAGCAATGTTGAATCTGTGTGATGAGAAACTCAAAGAG AAAGAAGAGCGTTTGGTTCGTTTGGAAAAAGCCATTAATCCCCTTCTGGATGATGATGATCAGGTTGCTTTCTCCTTCATCCTTGACAACATTGTCACACAGAAGATGATGGCCGTACCTGAC TCTTGGCCCTTCCATCATCCTGTTAACAAGAAATTTGTTCCTGATTATTATAAAGTCATCATCAACCCAATGGATCTGGACACACTCCGTAAG AACATCTCCAAGCACAAGTATCAGAACCGAGAGGTGTTTATTTCTGATGTCGCTCTCATTCACACCAACAGTGTCAAGTACAACG gTCCTGATAGTCCTTACACCAAAACAGCTCTGGAAATTGTAaatgtctgtaagcagactctaGCAGAG TATGATGAACACTTGACTCAACTGGAAAAGGACATCTCTACTGCTAAAGAAGCTGCTCTGGATGCTGCAGACTTTGAGAGCTTAGACCCCTTTACCCCTGGACCATACACACCTCAG GGAGATTCTAGTCTGTTAGCGGAGGCTACGCTAATCCCTCCCACCCCTGAGAAAAGAGGGGGGCAG GGTCGTCACGGCAGAGGCCGAATGGGTGAGGAGGAGTCTGATGTGGACATTGAAGGATTTGAGGAAGATTATGATGGCAAACCTAAAACACCTGCTCCG GCTGAAGAAGGTGATctggatgatgaagatgaggaggatgatgaagatgatctCCTAATGCGGCCACACAGGCGTATGCATAgggatgatgaggatgaggaggacgATGAAAGCTCCAGCCGGCCAGCACAGGCCAGTGTGCTCTACCAGGATCTGCTGATGTCAGATGCAGAAGACGACGCTAGTGAGGAGGAAGGCGATAATCCATTCTCCT CTATCCAACTGTCAGAGAGTGGCAGTGACAGTGATGCTGAGCTGGGGCATCAGGAGAGCACCCGGATTGGATTAGAGCAGGAAGAGAGTATGATGTCTTACGAGGGGGAGGGACCTGATGGGGTAACGCACATGGAAGACAGCAATGTCAG CTACGGCAGCTATGATGATGGAGACAGTCAGACGCACAGAATTGTGTCCAGCCCCAGGACAGGAGAACGAGATGGAGAGGAGGTGTATGGGATAagtgaagaggaagaagaggaggaggaagatgaacaGAGACGAGGTCCTAGTGTTCTCACACAGGCACAGCTCAGTGATGATGAGGAGGACAGTGAAGAATTCAGATCCGTTGGCGGAGACAGTGACATGGATTCTGACAACTAA